The Halobacteriovoraceae bacterium genome includes a region encoding these proteins:
- the trmFO gene encoding methylenetetrahydrofolate--tRNA-(uracil(54)-C(5))-methyltransferase (FADH(2)-oxidizing) TrmFO: MNQKTKVLVIGAGLAGSEAALYLAERKISVVLLECKSIKLNPAQKLNSFAELVCTNSLKSIRPETGHGLLKYEMEKLGSIVLSVGKKHAVPAGDALAVDREKFSREITNIIQDNKFIQVVKREAGNPIELMKEYDCDYCIIATGPLTTSALEEWIKREISGDDFYFYDAIAPVVDADSLDLSQMYFKDRHHNIPLDKEADYLNIPLNKEQYENFITELVKAEKVPSAHFEEYKFFESCLPIDIMAERGIDTARFSCMKPIGLELDNGKLPYAVVQLRRENLLGSAYNMVGFQTRLKYPEQKRVFSMLPGMQEVQFLHLGSVHRNSFINAKKLLNKDLSSKKFTNIYFAGQICGVEGYTESASMGLYVADNISKKISGENFENWPLETAIGALINYVMTVPKPTPSNINFGLLPPVEIEKKRRMKRHEIKKLKKTLVANRAREVFNQFRKIELPPKDISIQEASI, from the coding sequence GTGAATCAAAAAACAAAAGTACTCGTTATTGGAGCTGGTCTTGCAGGAAGTGAGGCCGCATTGTACTTAGCAGAGCGTAAAATTTCCGTCGTTTTATTGGAATGCAAAAGTATTAAACTTAATCCTGCACAAAAGTTAAATAGTTTTGCTGAACTGGTTTGCACTAATTCTCTCAAATCAATCAGACCTGAAACAGGACATGGGCTTTTAAAATATGAAATGGAAAAACTTGGTTCAATAGTTCTAAGTGTTGGAAAAAAACATGCTGTACCAGCTGGCGATGCACTGGCCGTTGATAGAGAAAAATTTTCTCGGGAAATAACAAATATCATACAAGATAATAAATTTATTCAAGTCGTAAAAAGAGAAGCTGGTAATCCAATAGAGCTTATGAAAGAATATGATTGTGATTATTGTATAATCGCTACAGGTCCACTTACAACTTCTGCGCTTGAAGAATGGATTAAACGTGAAATTTCAGGAGATGATTTTTATTTCTATGACGCAATTGCTCCTGTTGTTGATGCAGACTCTTTAGATCTCTCACAAATGTACTTTAAAGATCGCCATCACAATATTCCTCTGGACAAAGAAGCTGACTATTTAAATATTCCACTTAACAAAGAACAATACGAAAACTTTATCACTGAACTCGTAAAAGCTGAAAAAGTACCTTCTGCTCATTTCGAAGAATATAAATTTTTTGAAAGTTGTCTACCAATAGATATTATGGCCGAAAGAGGAATTGATACTGCACGCTTTTCATGCATGAAACCTATTGGGCTAGAACTTGATAATGGAAAATTACCATACGCAGTAGTTCAGCTCAGAAGAGAGAATTTACTTGGAAGCGCCTATAATATGGTTGGATTTCAAACCAGATTAAAATACCCTGAGCAAAAAAGAGTCTTTTCAATGTTGCCAGGTATGCAAGAAGTTCAATTTTTACACTTGGGTTCAGTCCACCGCAATTCATTTATCAATGCAAAAAAATTACTGAATAAAGATTTAAGTTCCAAAAAATTTACAAATATTTATTTTGCTGGCCAGATCTGTGGAGTGGAAGGTTATACGGAAAGTGCATCAATGGGACTTTATGTTGCAGACAATATATCCAAAAAAATAAGTGGTGAAAATTTTGAAAACTGGCCTCTCGAAACAGCGATCGGTGCTCTGATAAATTATGTCATGACTGTGCCCAAACCAACTCCTTCTAATATCAATTTTGGCCTACTGCCCCCTGTTGAAATAGAAAAAAAGCGTCGAATGAAACGACATGAAATTAAAAAATTGAAAAAAACACTAGTGGCCAACAGAGCTCGTGAGGTTTTCAATCAGTTTAGAAAAATTGAATTACCTCCAAAAGATATTTCAATACAGGAGGCATCCATTTGA
- a CDS encoding GDP-mannose 4,6-dehydratase: MEQDFTDKSILIAGAAGFIPSHVSTYYLERGARVIGLDNFITGQKENIDRLSKYSGFHFYHCNIFEELPDLSAQKIDYIFSLASPASPIDFKKIPMEIMRVNSEGTRKLLELAKNKKARFLEASTSEVYGDPEIHPQTETYHGNVNTVGPRSCYDESKRYAEALTMNYHWQYGVDTRIVRIFNTYGPGMRADDGRVIPNFVNQVLKGENITVNGDGSQTRSFCYVDDLVKAMHAVMMSDEISPVNIGNPDEYTIKECAELILKFLGGNSKITYQPLPQDDPKKRRPNIDKLQRISTYRPTVSFEEGLRKTAEYFKSKL; encoded by the coding sequence ATGGAACAAGATTTCACAGATAAATCAATTTTAATAGCTGGTGCGGCCGGCTTCATACCCTCTCATGTAAGTACTTACTATCTTGAAAGAGGTGCCAGGGTTATAGGATTAGATAATTTTATAACAGGTCAGAAAGAAAATATTGATCGGTTGTCTAAATACTCCGGATTTCATTTTTATCACTGCAATATATTCGAAGAACTTCCTGATTTGTCAGCTCAAAAAATTGATTATATTTTTTCTTTAGCATCCCCTGCTTCACCCATTGATTTTAAAAAAATACCAATGGAAATTATGAGAGTTAACTCTGAAGGGACTAGGAAACTTTTAGAACTTGCAAAAAATAAAAAGGCCAGATTTTTAGAGGCCTCTACAAGTGAAGTTTATGGTGATCCTGAAATACACCCACAGACTGAAACATATCATGGAAACGTCAACACTGTGGGCCCTCGATCATGTTATGATGAATCGAAACGTTATGCTGAGGCCCTTACAATGAACTATCATTGGCAATACGGAGTTGATACTCGTATTGTGAGGATTTTTAATACATATGGGCCAGGTATGCGAGCAGATGATGGCCGTGTCATTCCCAATTTTGTTAATCAAGTTCTCAAAGGTGAGAATATAACAGTCAACGGAGATGGCTCTCAGACCAGATCATTTTGTTATGTAGATGATTTGGTCAAAGCTATGCACGCAGTGATGATGAGTGATGAAATTTCTCCGGTTAATATCGGAAATCCTGATGAGTATACTATCAAAGAGTGTGCAGAACTTATTTTAAAATTTTTAGGTGGCAACTCAAAAATAACTTATCAACCTCTTCCTCAAGATGATCCAAAAAAACGAAGACCTAATATTGATAAATTGCAGCGAATAAGTACCTATCGTCCGACTGTTAGTTTCGAGGAAGGATTGAGAAAAACAGCAGAATATTTTAAAAGTAAATTATAA
- a CDS encoding succinylglutamate desuccinylase/aspartoacylase family protein codes for MAIMKLKILNTIPEGFFRWPVKDLFKHFQGPAIIHLDQDKGNPLFVSTLLHGNEHSGFLAIQKILKNYHENKNLFKRSLIVFIGNTKAAELNFRKCEGENDFNRVWSGGECELSQIAHEVKNYVFQSAPFACIDIHNNTGINPFYSCITHLGSDHLELARFFAEKIVYFTEPSEVLSNAFIDICPSITVEAGQSGEREGIEKIYSKILELQKIESLNLIKERSDYKVLHTIARIKISKEISFDFNFNLQSQSDLSFLSDIDCLNFKKIKKGHVLAHLRKTCPLVVENNYGENVLTDFFEVLDNKLILKKEIIPAMFTKDVKVIREDCMGYIMEEYPHN; via the coding sequence ATGGCAATTATGAAACTTAAGATTTTAAACACTATTCCTGAAGGATTTTTCCGTTGGCCAGTTAAAGATTTATTTAAACATTTTCAAGGTCCAGCAATTATTCATCTAGACCAAGATAAAGGAAACCCTCTATTTGTAAGTACTTTGTTACATGGAAATGAACATTCAGGTTTTCTGGCCATTCAAAAGATTTTGAAAAACTACCATGAAAATAAGAACCTTTTTAAAAGGTCCCTCATTGTCTTCATTGGAAATACCAAAGCAGCGGAGTTGAATTTTCGCAAATGTGAAGGTGAAAATGATTTCAACAGAGTTTGGAGTGGGGGAGAATGTGAGCTGTCACAAATCGCACATGAAGTAAAAAATTATGTCTTTCAATCGGCACCTTTTGCTTGTATTGATATCCACAATAATACCGGGATAAACCCGTTTTATTCTTGTATTACTCATCTAGGTTCTGATCATCTAGAATTGGCCAGATTTTTTGCAGAAAAAATTGTCTATTTTACCGAACCTAGTGAAGTGCTTTCAAATGCATTTATTGATATATGCCCAAGTATCACAGTTGAAGCAGGACAATCTGGAGAAAGAGAAGGAATTGAAAAGATATATTCAAAAATCCTAGAGTTACAAAAAATTGAAAGTTTGAATTTAATTAAGGAAAGATCTGATTATAAAGTTCTCCATACGATAGCGAGAATAAAAATTAGCAAAGAAATATCATTTGATTTTAATTTTAACCTACAATCACAAAGTGATCTATCTTTTCTATCGGATATTGATTGTTTAAATTTTAAAAAAATAAAAAAAGGCCATGTGCTTGCGCATTTAAGAAAAACATGTCCACTGGTTGTCGAGAATAATTATGGTGAAAATGTTTTAACTGATTTTTTTGAAGTTTTGGACAATAAATTAATTTTGAAAAAAGAGATCATTCCAGCGATGTTTACAAAGGATGTAAAAGTCATTCGAGAAGATTGTATGGGATATATCATGGAAGAGTATCCTCATAATTGA
- a CDS encoding macro domain-containing protein, which translates to MIVEVTGDILLSEAECIVHGVAPNDHFLNGLAKSLREKFPEMYKSFRHFSHSNHPKEGTSWIWESEEGQKIVALFTQEHAPGHNSMPGKATTTYVNKSLKELKKFVEKKNIKTLAIPKISTGVGGLDWKEVQPLIQNHLEDVEELKVFVYEQYQAGTKANEE; encoded by the coding sequence ATGATTGTAGAAGTAACTGGTGATATTCTTCTTTCTGAAGCTGAGTGTATTGTACATGGTGTGGCGCCAAATGATCATTTTCTAAATGGACTGGCCAAATCTTTGCGAGAAAAATTTCCGGAAATGTATAAGAGTTTCAGACATTTCTCTCACAGTAATCATCCTAAAGAAGGAACATCGTGGATATGGGAATCTGAAGAAGGCCAAAAAATTGTAGCATTATTCACACAAGAACATGCTCCAGGACATAATTCAATGCCTGGAAAAGCCACAACAACTTACGTTAATAAATCTCTTAAGGAACTTAAAAAGTTTGTTGAAAAAAAGAATATCAAAACTTTGGCCATACCAAAAATTTCAACAGGTGTAGGTGGTCTTGATTGGAAAGAGGTTCAACCGCTTATTCAAAACCATCTGGAAGATGTTGAAGAGTTAAAAGTGTTTGTTTATGAACAATACCAAGCAGGAACAAAAGCAAACGAAGAATAA
- a CDS encoding DMT family transporter, translating into MKGILLIISGCFFWALDTLIRYPLAKDILSFKKIVFIEHLLLSIILIPVGIKSFKKFINSKISTLAYFFIIGCLGSALGTLAFTRAFTIINPSLVILLQKFQPLIAISVAHFYLRERIQKEYLFWAMLCLIGGFLISYADLAPLFEFKNLSKNLEGEKILGYGLTFFAVFAWGMSTVFGKKLTLEGFDQKEIMTGRFVFGFLTMLFFLGNFSFIFELSINTWLKLASMTILSGLFGMYLYYKGLRMVSARVCTIAEMFFPLCAIVINWLFLQKSLSPEQVLGGIMLCTGATVIQIKHY; encoded by the coding sequence TTGAAAGGAATTCTACTCATCATCTCTGGCTGTTTTTTTTGGGCCCTCGATACTTTGATTCGTTATCCCTTAGCAAAAGATATTCTTAGCTTTAAAAAAATCGTATTTATAGAACATTTACTTTTAAGTATTATTTTAATTCCCGTAGGCATTAAGTCTTTTAAGAAATTTATCAACTCCAAAATTTCAACACTAGCTTATTTCTTCATTATAGGCTGTTTAGGTTCGGCCCTTGGTACCTTGGCCTTTACAAGGGCCTTTACCATTATTAATCCTTCCTTGGTCATCCTCCTCCAAAAATTTCAACCCCTGATCGCTATTAGTGTTGCACATTTTTATCTTAGAGAACGAATCCAGAAAGAATATTTATTTTGGGCCATGTTGTGTCTTATCGGTGGTTTTTTAATCTCCTATGCTGACTTAGCACCACTTTTCGAATTTAAAAATTTAAGTAAAAACTTAGAAGGTGAAAAAATTCTTGGGTATGGACTTACTTTTTTTGCCGTTTTTGCATGGGGTATGTCTACAGTGTTTGGTAAAAAGCTAACGCTCGAAGGATTTGATCAGAAAGAAATTATGACGGGAAGATTTGTATTTGGTTTTTTGACAATGTTGTTCTTTTTAGGAAATTTTTCATTCATTTTTGAACTTAGCATAAATACTTGGTTAAAATTAGCAAGTATGACCATTTTGTCTGGTCTGTTTGGAATGTATCTCTATTACAAAGGATTAAGAATGGTTTCGGCCAGAGTTTGTACAATTGCTGAAATGTTTTTCCCACTTTGCGCCATAGTCATAAATTGGTTATTTTTACAAAAAAGTCTTTCTCCTGAGCAAGTTCTAGGTGGAATTATGCTATGCACAGGTGCTACAGTTATACAAATAAAACACTACTGA